The following coding sequences lie in one Rutidosis leptorrhynchoides isolate AG116_Rl617_1_P2 chromosome 4, CSIRO_AGI_Rlap_v1, whole genome shotgun sequence genomic window:
- the LOC139842334 gene encoding uncharacterized protein: MHTDGACGPEGAGAGIVLKSPEGEEYTFALRFSFPVTNNEAEYEALLSGMRVAKYLEVKELSVYVDSQLVANQFKGIFEAHDESMQKYLKLVQELAVDFDLFQITQVSRALNKKADVLSKLAALTFSHFKKEIWVEEVKVKSIEEDSVSAAVEEEEQIWMTPIIEFLTKGTLPIDSSEARNIKMKAPMYLLDKGILYRKSFLGPHLRCLNPTQAESITREVHEGMCALHSRHKTVASKIMRLGYYWPSMYRDAAEVILKCQSCQLHAPVSKAPRHPMIPVASPWSFCKWAIDIVGPFPAGPGGVKFLFEGNLFSDWCQELNIKKTFTSVTHPHANGQCEVTNRDIVLGIKARLGLCRMGWIDELPNVLWAHRTTPKGATNETPFCLVYGFEAVIPAEINVPTMRIASFDESSHSEELPSRAEDTGKLGPKWEGPYKVIGVSDTGAYRLASLDGRAIKRTC; the protein is encoded by the exons ATGCACACAGACGGGGCTTGTGGCCCAGAAGGCGCAGGGGCAGGAATAGTCCTAAAAAGTCCAGAAGGAGAGGAATATACCTTCGCACTGCGATTCAGCTTCCCTGTCACAAATAATGAAGCTGAATATGAAGCATTGTTATCTGGGATGCGGGTAGCAAAATATCTGGAGGTTAAAGAACTGTCAGTATATGTTGATTCGCAGTTAGTTGCAAACCAATTTAAAGGAATATTCGAAGCACATGATGAATCAATGCAAAAATACTTAAAGCTTGTGCAAGAGCTAGCAGTTGACTTCGATTTATTCCAGATAACTCAGGTTTCGAGGGCGCTGAATAAAAAGGCGGATGTGCTAAGTAAGTTAGCCGCATTAACATTCAgtcattttaagaaagaaatttgggtTGAGGAAGTTAAAGTAAAATCTATTGAAGAAGACAGTGTTTCGGCTGCAGTTGAAGAAGAGGAGCAGATTTGGATGACACCAATAATAGAATTTCTAACCAAAGGTACATTGCCAATAGATTCAAGTGAAGCAAGAAATATTAAGATGAAAGCACCAATGTATCTGTTAGATAAGGGAATTCTATATAGAAAGTCTTTTCTGGGACCTCATTTGCGGTGCCTTAATCCAACTCAAGCGGAGTCAATCACACGAGAAGTACACGAGGGAATGTGCGCTCTGCATTCGAGACACAAAACAGTTGCGTCCAAAATAATGCGGCTTGGATATTACTGGCCGTCAATGTACAGAGATGCCGCAGAGGTAATACTCAAGTGTCAATCGTGTCAACTTCATGCACCGGTAAGCAAGGCTCCGCGACATCCTATGATACCGGTCGCGTCTCCATGGtcgttctgcaaatgggcaatcgataTAGTGGGGCCATTTCCCGCAGGACCAGGGGGTGTAAAATTTCTG TTCGAAGGTAATCTATTTAGTGACTGGTGCCAAGAATTGAATATAAAAAAAACATTTACATCAGTCACACACCCTCATGCGAATGGTCAGTGTGAGGTTACGAATCGGGATATCGTTTTAGGAATCAAAGCAAGGCTGGGATTGTGTCGAATGGGTTGGATAGACGAACTGCCTAACGTTTTGTGGGCACACCGCACAACTCCAAAGGGCGCAACTAATGAAACACCTTTTTGTTTGGTGTACGGGTTCGAGGCTGTAATACCCGCTGAAATAAATGTGCCAACTATGCGCATAGCTTCCTTCGATGAAAGTAGCCACAGCGAAGAACTGC CAAGCAGGGCAGAGGATACGGGTAAGCTTGGacctaaatgggaaggaccttacaagGTTATTGGCGTAAGCGATACAGGGGCGTATCGTCTAGCAAGTTTGG